A genome region from Opitutaceae bacterium includes the following:
- a CDS encoding tRNA (cytidine(34)-2'-O)-methyltransferase: protein MIHIVLFQPEIPQNTGNVGRMCALTRSRLHLIHPLGYVINDRNLRRAGMDYWRSLDVHEHADWPAFRRSDKAPRRLWLFTTKAAKSFWDVTYSDEDGLVFGNEGSGAPDWLHAEMGEESRVTIPHANPMLRSLNLSTAAGIACYEALRQTALLPGVRR from the coding sequence ATGATCCACATTGTTCTCTTTCAACCTGAAATTCCGCAAAACACGGGCAACGTCGGACGCATGTGTGCGCTCACCCGTTCGCGCCTGCATCTCATCCATCCGCTCGGATACGTGATCAACGACCGCAATCTCAGGCGCGCCGGCATGGATTACTGGCGCTCGCTGGATGTGCATGAACACGCGGACTGGCCCGCATTCCGGCGCAGCGACAAGGCTCCCCGCCGCCTCTGGCTTTTCACCACCAAGGCGGCGAAGTCCTTCTGGGACGTGACCTACTCGGATGAGGATGGCCTGGTTTTTGGAAACGAGGGCTCCGGCGCGCCAGACTGGCTTCATGCTGAAATGGGAGAGGAGTCGCGGGTGACCATTCCGCACGCAAATCCGATGCTTCGCTCGCTCAATCTGAGCACTGCCGCTGGTATCGCCTGCTATGAGGCGCTCCGCCAGACGGCGCTGCTGCCCGGTGTGCGGCGTTGA
- a CDS encoding DUF1425 domain-containing protein, whose translation MRTRFTCVLFLIAGAGCRMMDTSGVTLNSPKFTLEQTERLQFVDPELQSAVTSTGIQHSTLADGRLQIVVNVHNRSKMPMTVQLSTAFKDSTGFATLDETAWQTLLLRQNSTEAVRFVSSQAGLRQFTVRVRHSP comes from the coding sequence ATGCGGACCCGATTCACCTGCGTTCTTTTCCTGATCGCCGGTGCCGGCTGCAGGATGATGGATACCTCGGGGGTCACGCTAAATTCCCCCAAGTTCACCCTGGAGCAGACCGAAAGGCTGCAGTTCGTTGATCCGGAGCTGCAGAGTGCCGTGACGAGCACGGGAATCCAGCACTCGACGCTCGCGGACGGCCGACTCCAGATCGTGGTCAACGTTCATAATCGCAGCAAGATGCCAATGACCGTGCAGTTGAGCACGGCGTTCAAGGACTCGACGGGTTTTGCGACCCTCGATGAAACCGCCTGGCAGACCCTGCTCCTGAGGCAGAATTCGACCGAGGCGGTTCGTTTTGTGTCCAGTCAGGCCGGTCTGCGACAGTTCACCGTGCGCGTCCGCCACTCGCCGTAG
- the tsaE gene encoding tRNA (adenosine(37)-N6)-threonylcarbamoyltransferase complex ATPase subunit type 1 TsaE translates to MTDHPLIAELKAGVVTRDPAAMQEYAAALARILPPEATLALHGDLGAGKTTFVQGLARGFGIHDPITSPTFTLFSLHKGPSRTLVHLDAYRLENDRQADDLMLEDFLTTPWCLAVEWPERISAWIPRDAMHLDLAVLPDESHSLRMR, encoded by the coding sequence ATGACTGACCATCCATTGATCGCCGAACTCAAGGCCGGAGTGGTCACGCGCGATCCCGCCGCGATGCAGGAATACGCCGCCGCGCTGGCGAGGATCCTTCCACCCGAAGCCACCCTTGCGTTGCACGGCGATCTCGGTGCCGGAAAAACCACGTTCGTCCAGGGACTGGCGCGCGGATTCGGTATTCACGATCCCATTACGAGCCCGACATTCACGCTCTTCTCGCTCCACAAGGGGCCTTCGCGCACGCTGGTCCACCTTGATGCGTACCGCCTCGAGAATGACCGCCAGGCCGACGACCTGATGCTGGAGGATTTCCTCACCACGCCCTGGTGCCTGGCGGTCGAGTGGCCGGAAAGGATCAGCGCCTGGATTCCCCGCGATGCCATGCATCTCGATCTTGCCGTTCTCCCCGACGAGTCCCACAGCCTGCGCATGCGCTGA
- the thiL gene encoding thiamine-phosphate kinase translates to MNPFTGDPALSIGSLGERGVIAEIRRWLGTASPRSPFGLGDDCAVVPSSKAPQLITVDPVIYGRHFDDKVPPAAAGAKLFKRNLSDIAAMGGVPRAAVVALAIDPAVSIRWLEQFYRGIARVSRMHGVPVVGGDVAQLTGGIVATLTLLGGARSPHQRILTRSGARPGDWICVTGSLGGSRQAHHWNFSPRLAEGAWLASRREVVAMMDVSDGLAKDLSSLTPPGAMARLDSRMIPISGDARRASRSSGRSALAHALGDGEDYELVFALRGTTEFESFARDWRRRFPRLRLTRIGRFFRPSAVADLRVEWIDAACFGGYEHLSRTEDRTKRDARPPAAHD, encoded by the coding sequence ATGAACCCATTCACCGGCGACCCCGCATTGTCCATCGGATCCCTGGGCGAACGCGGTGTCATAGCCGAGATCCGCCGCTGGCTCGGAACCGCGAGCCCCAGGAGCCCCTTCGGGCTGGGTGACGACTGTGCCGTGGTGCCGTCGTCCAAGGCACCCCAGCTCATCACGGTCGATCCCGTCATCTATGGCCGGCACTTCGATGACAAAGTGCCGCCTGCGGCTGCGGGAGCAAAACTTTTCAAGCGGAACCTCAGCGACATCGCGGCGATGGGCGGCGTCCCGCGTGCGGCCGTCGTTGCCCTCGCAATCGACCCCGCTGTAAGCATCCGCTGGCTGGAGCAATTCTACAGGGGCATCGCCCGCGTCAGCCGAATGCACGGCGTTCCCGTCGTCGGGGGTGACGTCGCCCAGCTCACCGGCGGCATCGTTGCAACGCTGACGCTCCTGGGCGGCGCGCGGTCGCCGCACCAGCGCATCCTCACCCGGTCCGGCGCAAGGCCGGGAGACTGGATCTGCGTGACAGGGAGTCTGGGCGGAAGCCGCCAGGCCCACCACTGGAATTTCTCCCCCCGGCTCGCCGAGGGCGCATGGCTCGCTTCGCGAAGGGAGGTCGTCGCAATGATGGACGTCAGCGACGGGCTGGCCAAGGACCTCTCTTCGCTCACACCGCCCGGTGCCATGGCCCGCCTTGATTCCCGCATGATTCCGATCAGCGGTGACGCGCGCAGGGCGTCCCGCTCAAGCGGTCGCTCCGCTCTGGCGCACGCCCTCGGGGATGGCGAGGATTACGAGCTGGTGTTTGCACTTCGGGGCACCACCGAATTCGAGTCATTCGCGCGCGACTGGAGGCGAAGGTTCCCCCGTCTGCGGCTGACCCGCATCGGGCGTTTCTTCAGGCCATCCGCGGTTGCTGACCTGCGTGTGGAATGGATCGATGCGGCGTGTTTCGGCGGCTATGAACACCTGAGCCGGACGGAGGACAGGACCAAGAGGGACGCAAGACCGCCAGCCGCCCATGACTGA
- a CDS encoding CPBP family intramembrane metalloprotease — protein sequence MEFSFDEPALIAANLIEIALLIAGCIILHRWLLGSRSPSLKAIRLHPWSISVGDFLTRALFAVVGGLALQFLTQTIERQFKDLMDADVWLVLYNLAFQLGVLGGIFLGNAYHRVMRREAPLEEPFIPPDDFASAPVAPFRANALAAGLMVFLAALPMVGLSGFISTTVLRAVGVNTEQQELVDMLTRSDSRLLVAAMATLAVVIAPIIEELVFRAGVFRYLRTRVPGISAYLISGIFFSALHANAAAFVPLVMFGIVLAFVYERTGRLAICMFAHAFFNLHTLAILLMTMKDQASSIAQP from the coding sequence ATGGAATTTTCCTTCGACGAGCCTGCGCTCATCGCCGCCAACCTCATCGAAATCGCCCTCCTGATTGCGGGCTGCATCATTCTCCATCGGTGGCTGCTCGGCTCGCGATCGCCCTCACTCAAGGCGATCCGCCTTCACCCCTGGTCGATCTCCGTCGGGGACTTCCTGACCCGCGCCCTTTTTGCAGTGGTGGGCGGCCTTGCGCTGCAGTTCCTGACGCAGACAATCGAGCGGCAGTTCAAGGATCTGATGGACGCCGATGTCTGGCTCGTCCTCTACAATCTCGCCTTTCAGCTCGGCGTTCTTGGCGGCATTTTTCTCGGAAACGCCTATCACCGGGTGATGCGACGCGAGGCACCCCTGGAGGAGCCGTTCATCCCGCCCGACGATTTCGCTTCAGCACCCGTCGCACCGTTTCGAGCCAACGCGCTTGCCGCGGGTTTGATGGTGTTCCTTGCCGCCCTTCCCATGGTGGGGCTCTCCGGATTCATCTCGACCACAGTTCTTCGCGCCGTCGGTGTGAATACGGAGCAGCAGGAGCTTGTCGACATGCTGACGCGCTCCGACTCGCGGCTGCTCGTGGCGGCCATGGCCACTCTCGCGGTCGTGATCGCGCCGATCATCGAGGAACTCGTGTTTCGCGCAGGGGTTTTCCGCTACCTTCGCACCCGCGTTCCCGGCATCTCGGCCTACCTCATTTCGGGCATCTTCTTTTCCGCCCTTCACGCCAATGCGGCCGCCTTCGTGCCGCTCGTGATGTTTGGCATCGTGCTGGCTTTCGTCTACGAGCGCACTGGGCGCCTCGCGATCTGCATGTTCGCCCATGCGTTCTTCAACCTGCACACGCTGGCAATTCTCCTCATGACCATGAAGGATCAGGCGTCATCCATCGCGCAGCCATGA
- a CDS encoding class I SAM-dependent methyltransferase, giving the protein MYRNLDYREFLERGSWPVHFRSQLPHPCPICEFTTEPAGETAGRRTGRTFQLQRCIVCGFVFVIDPCTDQAGAIDAVGLGGKRADAGAASECERDDSGRCIQFYEWRGVERVARHFLPSGGKWLDYSCGEGGMVRFARAAGRFDVRGFEAGPCGEKARANGLPILTEDELESHQGTFDFATSLDVLEHREDPVAELSKIHSMLKPGGVLFFLTSNTAGAPASISKWPRIDPEIHASYFNHVSMKVALERGRFMLKYISWLPGFSDIVRYKTLRCLGVRRRNIFEQAVPWRLVSRLFAARQHLVDYSVGIAR; this is encoded by the coding sequence GTGTATCGAAATCTAGACTACCGGGAATTTCTCGAGCGTGGGAGCTGGCCGGTGCACTTCCGATCGCAGCTTCCGCATCCTTGTCCGATCTGCGAATTCACCACCGAGCCCGCAGGTGAGACCGCCGGCCGGCGCACCGGCCGCACCTTTCAGCTCCAGCGATGCATCGTTTGTGGGTTCGTCTTTGTCATCGATCCCTGCACTGATCAGGCCGGCGCCATCGATGCGGTGGGTCTCGGGGGGAAGCGCGCGGATGCCGGAGCTGCTTCTGAATGCGAGCGTGATGACTCGGGCAGGTGCATTCAATTCTATGAATGGCGGGGTGTGGAGCGGGTCGCCCGGCACTTCCTGCCGTCCGGTGGAAAGTGGCTGGACTACAGTTGCGGCGAGGGAGGGATGGTTCGATTCGCCAGGGCAGCCGGGCGCTTTGATGTGAGGGGATTTGAGGCGGGCCCATGCGGGGAGAAGGCGCGGGCGAATGGCCTGCCAATCCTGACCGAGGACGAACTTGAATCGCATCAAGGAACATTTGATTTCGCGACCTCGCTGGACGTCCTAGAGCACCGGGAGGACCCGGTTGCTGAACTGTCGAAAATCCACTCGATGCTGAAGCCCGGGGGAGTGCTCTTTTTCCTCACGTCCAACACCGCTGGTGCTCCTGCATCAATCAGCAAGTGGCCGCGGATCGATCCCGAGATTCATGCCAGTTACTTCAACCACGTTTCCATGAAGGTCGCGCTGGAGCGCGGGAGATTCATGCTGAAGTACATTTCCTGGCTGCCGGGTTTCAGCGATATTGTCCGGTACAAGACCCTCAGGTGCCTGGGGGTCAGGCGAAGGAATATTTTTGAGCAGGCCGTTCCCTGGCGGCTGGTTTCCCGGCTGTTTGCGGCCAGGCAGCACCTTGTCGATTACTCGGTGGGCATTGCGCGCTAG
- a CDS encoding A/G-specific adenine glycosylase, with protein sequence MPKSAVSRSSSEKTEFQRALLDWYRSSQRPLPWRVKPSLYRTVVSEFMLQQTQVKTVLPYFERWLETFPDFASLASASEEEVLRQWEGLGYYSRARNLHRLAQALVAEPEIPSAARAWRKLPGVGPYTAAAITSIAFGAAEACVDGNVVRIIARLTGDSTRFKDGAAAAKHLTPVARELLSIEAPGDHNQAMMELGATVCHRRNPLCLLCPVSRWCAAAAEGSPERYPRLAPKEIEYCTVTRAWTLRRGALLLHRATSGARRLAKLHELPTAAQVGLKERALAPMDLIAQRRRTITRHSITELIYRVSLKRRIAPHPELVWIDLGELPAIPVSGPHRRWINEILATDPAARRAVALARKRPPA encoded by the coding sequence GTGCCCAAATCCGCCGTATCCAGGTCATCCTCAGAAAAGACGGAATTCCAACGCGCCTTGCTCGACTGGTATCGGTCGAGCCAGCGCCCGCTTCCCTGGCGAGTGAAGCCCTCCCTCTATCGCACGGTGGTGAGCGAATTCATGCTCCAGCAAACACAGGTGAAAACCGTGCTGCCCTATTTCGAGCGCTGGCTCGAGACATTTCCCGATTTTGCGTCGCTCGCTTCGGCGTCCGAGGAGGAGGTGCTCAGGCAATGGGAGGGGCTCGGGTACTATTCGCGCGCGCGCAACCTTCACCGGCTCGCCCAAGCGCTCGTCGCCGAGCCTGAAATTCCAAGCGCAGCACGGGCGTGGCGCAAACTTCCCGGTGTGGGTCCCTACACGGCGGCGGCCATCACCAGCATCGCCTTCGGTGCGGCGGAGGCGTGCGTGGACGGCAACGTTGTGCGCATAATCGCCCGGCTCACCGGAGACTCCACCCGATTCAAGGACGGGGCGGCGGCGGCCAAACATCTGACTCCGGTCGCAAGGGAACTGCTGAGCATTGAAGCACCGGGGGACCACAATCAGGCGATGATGGAACTTGGAGCCACGGTCTGTCATCGGCGGAATCCGCTCTGCCTGCTCTGTCCGGTCAGCCGCTGGTGCGCAGCCGCGGCCGAAGGCTCGCCCGAGCGGTATCCCAGGCTGGCTCCGAAGGAGATCGAATACTGCACGGTCACCCGCGCATGGACGCTCAGGCGCGGCGCGCTGCTGCTTCATCGGGCCACATCCGGCGCGCGAAGACTCGCGAAACTCCATGAGCTTCCAACGGCTGCGCAGGTCGGACTCAAGGAAAGGGCATTGGCACCCATGGATCTGATCGCGCAGAGGAGGCGAACCATCACGCGTCATTCGATCACCGAATTGATTTACCGCGTTTCCCTTAAGAGGCGCATTGCCCCGCACCCGGAGCTCGTTTGGATTGACCTCGGCGAACTCCCGGCGATCCCGGTTTCGGGTCCTCACCGACGCTGGATAAATGAAATCCTCGCAACGGATCCAGCAGCGCGCCGCGCTGTGGCGCTCGCTCGAAAGCGACCGCCTGCCTAG
- a CDS encoding ribonuclease HIII, translated as MPKPRSGDAFASDAPTKKLSSYTVKLDEAQMEALKSILNGRGWEAFDVAYSRYAFRGRDCNVTAYESGKVVIAGKGTEEFVTMTLEPEVTRAPKLGYDEELNPEWFEAHAGLDESGKGDFFGPVIAATVIAQPAMIRAWRKAGVQDSKKLSEGQILKMDEMIRGTRGAVVKTCHCSMPKYNELMARPRANLNLLLAWLHGTALMQALAESAVPWGLLDQFSKQPLVQRELARKGLKGFELRMRTKAEEDPVVAAASVVARAVYVREMHKLSQRFGEKLQKGASSKVNEQAARIIERFGVRSLGDFAKLHFRTAYDVVRAAGKLDELPLPEPKEKMDW; from the coding sequence ATGCCAAAGCCACGCTCCGGGGATGCGTTCGCATCGGACGCTCCCACGAAGAAACTCTCCTCCTACACCGTCAAGCTGGACGAAGCGCAGATGGAGGCGCTCAAATCCATTCTGAACGGTCGCGGATGGGAGGCATTCGACGTCGCCTACTCGCGCTACGCGTTTCGCGGCAGGGACTGCAATGTGACGGCCTATGAGAGCGGCAAGGTTGTGATAGCCGGCAAGGGCACGGAGGAGTTTGTGACGATGACCCTTGAACCCGAGGTCACGCGCGCTCCCAAGCTGGGTTATGACGAGGAGCTCAATCCCGAATGGTTTGAGGCCCATGCGGGCCTTGACGAAAGTGGAAAGGGGGATTTTTTCGGCCCGGTCATAGCGGCCACCGTCATCGCGCAGCCGGCCATGATTCGCGCGTGGCGCAAGGCTGGGGTGCAGGATTCCAAGAAGCTGTCGGAGGGGCAGATTCTCAAGATGGATGAGATGATACGCGGCACGCGCGGTGCGGTTGTGAAGACCTGCCATTGCAGCATGCCGAAGTACAATGAGCTCATGGCGCGCCCGAGGGCCAACCTGAATCTGCTGCTGGCCTGGCTGCACGGAACCGCGCTGATGCAAGCGCTGGCGGAGAGTGCGGTGCCCTGGGGTCTTCTCGACCAGTTTTCCAAGCAGCCGCTGGTGCAGCGGGAGCTCGCGCGCAAGGGGCTCAAGGGATTCGAGCTCAGGATGCGCACAAAAGCGGAGGAGGATCCGGTTGTGGCCGCGGCCTCGGTCGTGGCTCGCGCGGTGTACGTGCGCGAGATGCACAAGCTGTCGCAGCGCTTCGGGGAGAAGCTTCAAAAGGGCGCGAGTTCAAAGGTGAACGAGCAGGCTGCGCGCATCATTGAAAGGTTCGGCGTGCGGTCACTGGGAGATTTCGCGAAGCTGCATTTCCGCACCGCCTACGATGTGGTCAGGGCCGCGGGAAAGCTGGATGAACTCCCTTTGCCCGAGCCGAAGGAAAAAATGGATTGGTGA
- a CDS encoding ribonuclease HII — translation MAKRRQLRAFDLKQLDGVAELIGVDEAGRGALAGPVVAGAVLVTREFLNSRWSEVNARRINDSKQVSAAERESLWMEFEGLVAEGRIHVNFGSADVAEIDRLNILGATKLAMRRAIEGIYPPDAFRRTTEPDLFSTPEEVAGYQPQVSARILVDGLPLRHFSYPHSGLVNGDARSLCIAMASIVAKVVRDRLMVEMESAHPGYGFAQHKGYGTDEHRDAVLRLGRCVQHREVFLRKLLAKRTDPGQMDFLDGADQESVSDC, via the coding sequence ATGGCGAAACGTCGTCAACTGCGGGCATTTGATCTGAAGCAACTCGATGGTGTCGCTGAGCTCATTGGCGTCGATGAGGCGGGCCGCGGCGCGCTCGCCGGTCCTGTTGTGGCGGGAGCGGTTCTCGTGACGCGCGAATTCCTCAACAGCCGCTGGTCCGAGGTCAACGCCCGGCGGATCAATGATTCAAAGCAGGTCAGCGCCGCGGAAAGGGAGTCGCTCTGGATGGAGTTCGAGGGGCTCGTGGCCGAAGGCAGGATTCACGTGAACTTCGGATCGGCGGATGTCGCGGAGATTGACAGACTGAACATTCTGGGCGCGACCAAGCTGGCCATGCGGCGGGCGATTGAAGGCATTTATCCGCCTGACGCTTTCCGGAGAACGACGGAGCCCGACCTCTTCTCCACGCCGGAGGAGGTCGCCGGCTACCAGCCGCAGGTTTCCGCGCGCATCCTGGTCGACGGCCTGCCGCTGCGGCATTTTTCCTACCCTCATTCGGGACTTGTGAACGGGGACGCGCGTTCGCTCTGCATCGCCATGGCGTCGATCGTTGCGAAAGTCGTGCGCGATCGCCTCATGGTTGAGATGGAGTCAGCCCACCCGGGCTATGGTTTCGCCCAGCACAAGGGTTATGGCACGGACGAGCATCGCGACGCAGTGCTCCGTCTCGGACGATGCGTCCAGCACCGGGAGGTGTTCCTTCGGAAGCTTCTGGCGAAACGCACGGATCCGGGGCAGATGGACTTCCTCGACGGTGCGGATCAGGAGTCTGTGAGCGATTGCTGA
- a CDS encoding PAS domain-containing protein, producing the protein MATKRSTSLDRVLGRLDQLDTVNLTNLVQRLARERGVFEDIFNTLQEGVLVIDAEGVIAYANAAAHQLIGLGSGDDLAGKTLWRLIPGLRPSLGSSLDDDATLPVLAREFELTYPSPRTVRLYMVPFKSEAKAVGSGRRFAVILSDVTRDKVSTEERIENERTSSILLLAAGVAHELGNPLNSLNIHLQLLERRIRKLKGAKEKETEALVESVAVCRSEVQRLDGIIANFLEAIRPRAPDLAETNLGEVLSEVLSFQHNELADRGIQVEVDASETLPAVMADRNQIKQVFFNITKNAMEAMAPGGFLRIAVRPDDEYVHVRFGDTGVGIRQEDLVKLFQPYHTTKPSGHGLGLMIVQRILREHGGQVGIESKEGVGTVVSLQFPRKDRRVRMLK; encoded by the coding sequence ATGGCGACCAAACGAAGCACCTCACTCGACCGCGTGCTGGGACGCCTCGACCAGCTCGACACGGTGAACCTGACGAATCTCGTTCAGCGTCTCGCGCGCGAGCGGGGGGTGTTTGAGGATATTTTCAACACGCTGCAGGAGGGGGTCCTGGTCATTGATGCCGAAGGCGTGATCGCCTATGCGAATGCCGCCGCGCATCAATTGATCGGGCTCGGGTCGGGCGACGATCTCGCCGGGAAAACGCTCTGGCGCCTGATTCCCGGACTCCGGCCCTCGCTTGGATCCTCGCTCGATGACGACGCCACGCTGCCGGTCCTGGCGCGCGAATTTGAGCTGACGTATCCCTCGCCGCGGACGGTCCGCCTCTACATGGTGCCATTCAAGTCGGAGGCAAAGGCGGTGGGAAGCGGGCGGCGTTTTGCAGTGATCCTGAGTGATGTGACCCGCGACAAGGTGAGCACCGAGGAGCGCATCGAGAATGAACGCACGTCGTCGATACTGCTGCTGGCCGCCGGCGTGGCGCATGAGCTGGGAAATCCGCTCAATTCGTTGAACATTCACCTGCAGTTGCTGGAGCGGCGCATCCGGAAACTGAAGGGCGCGAAGGAAAAGGAGACTGAGGCACTCGTGGAGTCGGTGGCGGTATGTCGCTCCGAGGTTCAGCGGCTCGATGGCATCATCGCTAACTTTCTCGAGGCGATTCGCCCGCGTGCACCGGACCTTGCCGAGACAAACCTGGGTGAAGTCCTCTCGGAAGTTCTGAGTTTCCAGCACAATGAACTGGCTGACCGCGGCATTCAGGTGGAGGTTGACGCCTCAGAGACGCTGCCTGCGGTGATGGCCGACCGCAATCAGATCAAGCAGGTCTTTTTCAACATCACCAAGAACGCGATGGAGGCCATGGCTCCGGGCGGCTTCCTTCGCATCGCGGTCCGCCCGGATGACGAGTATGTTCATGTCCGGTTTGGTGACACAGGGGTGGGCATCAGACAGGAGGACCTCGTGAAGCTCTTTCAGCCCTACCACACGACGAAGCCCAGCGGGCACGGCCTGGGGCTCATGATCGTGCAGCGCATCCTGCGCGAACACGGCGGACAGGTCGGAATCGAGAGCAAGGAAGGCGTGGGCACCGTCGTGTCACTGCAGTTTCCGCGAAAGGACCGCCGCGTGCGGATGCTGAAATGA